AAGTTTGGGGAAAtgttggattttttccttttcacaaagtCATAGGCATCGTTCAGGGACAAGTTGAGTTTTTGCATCAAGTAGGCAACAGTGACTGTTACGGACCGGCTGATGCCAGCGAGGCAGTGAACAAGGATCCCACACTTCTTGGAACGGGCCTCATCTGAAACAAGACAAGGGGAAGGGAGAGTCTATTAAATATTCTGCACCAAAAATGCATGGCTTTGGAGCAGGGCCAGGTGGCAGCTGCAAGCTACTAGGACCAGGATGACTGCCAGAACTGGATCCCCTGCTCCTAGTCACACTATCTCGTGTCCCTTTGACACCCACATCTCTCCCCAAAGGGCTCCTGAGATATTCCCACCACACGGCAAAGCTGCGCATCCCCATTCTGCACAGCAAGGCTAAGCATCTCACGTGCTTGAGAAGTATTAATCAAGTCTGGCAACACATCCCTTGCCTAGGGAGCATCAGTACACTCAAACAGGGAAATGGAGTAACCCACAAAAGGCAGGTGGAGCTGGAGACAACAGCTccagggagatgctggtggtcAAGCATAGCACACCCACCTCAACACCAACTAACTGGGGAAGGCTGCGCGCTTGATGCGAGGCTACAGCCCAGCACCATGCAAGCTATTCTCTTCCGCTATTCTtgtcctcctttcctccttccactAGAAAGTTATCTGAATGTAGTCGAAGCCAATTTAAGCCAAGTCTGAAGTACAGGAACTTCCCTTATTGTGAAATAGTTCTTTAGGATCGACAGAAACGCACTTCACTACAAACAAACGCTTGTGTTGGAGGAGACTCTCAGGATGAATGGTAGCGGGAAGCAGGAATGCAGGCTGGACCAAAAAATGGCGAGAGAACAGCGACGAAATTTCCCCTCCCTTGCCACCGAttgaaaagcacacacacactcattGTCTCTCGCACAGCCGGAACAGCATGATCCCTTTATGAATTGACATCTTAGTGCTGAAAGAGGGACACGCTGCTGAGAGCACTGAATGCACGCAAGTACCCAGCGCTGCTTACTTCTGGGCAGCCCTATTTGAAGTCAGTCATTTGACTGAGAGcttggtggggagggagaaggtggCAGGAGAAAGAGGATCCTTGGGCAAAGCCAGAGGTAAGGGACACTGTCACCCTGAGTGCAGAGAAGGCCAAAGAAGAtgcaggcaaaacaaaatccagaccCAAGCCACAACAGCTTCCAAAACTAGGCAAGAATTTCCAGTACAGTGGGCAATCGTCCCCCAGCGTACTCAGCCCTCCCCCCAGTCTCTCCCTGTTCAACATTTTTGCCTTTCATCTGACCTGCGCCGCATTTCTTGGTGTTTGGCTTTAGAGTGAGGTAATCCTCCATTTCCTGTCATTAACTGGAAAGCACAAGTGCAGTGTTCACAGAGACATCGTCTGACTGGAGCAGATGGATCCCAAATGCCACATGCCAGCAGGGACCCCGTACCTCACCCCTGACTTTTAATACCACACTCCGTGCGGGAACTGCAGATGGGACATCAGACGGGTCCCTGCTGCCACACTGAAGCAGCCGCTCCTGACCACAATCATGTTACTAGAGGACAGAAACTGAGGGCAAAGGAGAGCGCATGGTAACCGGGGTTTCCGATGGCTGAAAAGCAGCCGAGGACCTACCACCGCTCTGCCCCCGTTTCAGGCCTTACAGCACAGCAAGCGAGCGCATGCAGCGGGGTCCGAAATGGAGGGGTAACAAAGCAGCACTGAAGTGGGCTGCACAGATTTCGGTCCGAAGGTAAAGGTCCCCCTCGCCTTTACCTACACCAATGTTTTCAACCAGATATGAAGCCATAGGGCTTTTAATAGTTAATGGTGGTAATGACTACCTGGGCCATTCACCCCCCATCAGAACTGATTAGGCTAACGACCATCACCAGCAGACAGCACAGGTCATGCTGGAAGTGTACATCCCTATTCAATCCAACAGACACTTCTCACAGAATAAGAAGCAATTTTCAAAGTCAACACTAGCCTGGGAGAAGAGAtctgcccccctgcacccctccccACGACCAGCCAAAGCTGTCTCAGGGGCTGTCTGCACAGCTTTtccagctgagctctgcagcgTAATTATAATCACTAACTCATTGTGTTGACACTTACCTTAGGAGAAGTATCCATACAAGGAGTTAGTTATGCTAGGGTGACTTACATCGGCATCACAACTAGACCAGCAAATCCCCTCGGGAAAAGAAAACATCCCCCCCCCAGACTTTAATCACACTTGAGGCTAAGGAATTGCTGGCACCAGTCACATTAATGCAACTCCCATCAACACTCACTCCTCCGAGCAAAGCAGGCAAAGGAGCTCCCCACCGCCTCGGTTCAGTCATTTCACACAAGTGCAAATCCCCATACAAGGGCAAGAGACAGCAGGGCCGAGTCCAGCGGGGCCGGTCCTACCACTTGCAGGTAACCCAGCTGAGGTGCTGTAAGAGGGCTGAATTTTGGAAGGGGAGGCCTCCCTGAACCCAGCCAGGGTGACAGGCATCAGAAGCGTCACCTCGGCAGCGTGACGCTCAGCTGCTAAGCTAGTGCCGATGCTGTGCCCTGGAGAGGCAAGGCCAGAGATGAGCAACAGCCCTGGGAAGCAGCTTGCCACATTCCCAAGCAGTGAGTATGAAAAGAGATGTTCTGCCAACTACCTACCAATGAAAGCAATGGCCTCGGGAAAGAACTGCGAGAGGTTCTGGCTCCAGTGATCTGAGATGGGGATCTGCTTGTACTTGAACTCTCCGTCATGCTCAAACATGTTTGGCAGGTTGGGAGTCACATTTAGGATGTATTTAATGCCGTATTTGCCCAGGACGTCCAAGTTGGTTGAATCTTTGGCACAGCCCAGGTACAGGTAAGGTAGGATCTGGACCGGAAAGGCAGGCTGATTGTTAGGGATGGGGCTCCCGTCTGACTCCGTGGCACTGCTGGGTTCCCTGTCAGATTCACCATCCGAGCAGTCGGAGCTTATCCGCAGCCCTCCCAGGCCAAGGACGGATGCCGGGGGAGAGTTGCTGGGTGAGGAGCTGTCAAGGTTCGTCTCGCAGTGCTCCGAATATTCAGTCTGAAACTTGTTAAAGCCAcctgggagggggaaaggagagagggaaggggagaggcagagagaaaaagatgttttattcttctgaatGGGAAATCCTTCTACCTGAACACATGTACATGTTACTTAGCAAGTCTTTGCCAGCAAAAAGTTGGTATACCTTCGACTTCACCCCAAGAAAGGCATCTCCCTGCTCCCTCATCTTCCCTG
The genomic region above belongs to Aptenodytes patagonicus chromosome 8, bAptPat1.pri.cur, whole genome shotgun sequence and contains:
- the DUSP7 gene encoding dual specificity protein phosphatase 7 produces the protein MKTQVWGSSPRAPMAAAMPCKSAEWLQEELESGGGRSLLLLDCRPHELFESSHIETAINLAIPGLMLRRLKKGNLPIRSIIPNHEDKERFVKRCKADTVLLYDEATADWQDGGAATSVLGLLLQKLRDDGCKAYYLKGGFNKFQTEYSEHCETNLDSSSPSNSPPASVLGLGGLRISSDCSDGESDREPSSATESDGSPIPNNQPAFPVQILPYLYLGCAKDSTNLDVLGKYGIKYILNVTPNLPNMFEHDGEFKYKQIPISDHWSQNLSQFFPEAIAFIDEARSKKCGILVHCLAGISRSVTVTVAYLMQKLNLSLNDAYDFVKRKKSNISPNFNFMGQLLDFERTLGLNSPCDNRSPSEQLYFTTPTNHNLFQLNTLEST